Proteins found in one Seonamhaeicola sp. S2-3 genomic segment:
- a CDS encoding polysaccharide lyase family 7 protein, whose amino-acid sequence MMKKKFIILLPLLVMVLAFNCSSSQDENENTTEEEQTEQEEETTEENIVWKNWYLSVPLNNGSGSATSIFYQDIIDDNLGPQTSKYFYKNDDGSYTMYTKFTGYTTSGYSQLGDKYCRTELREFWRGNQTTTDNWSMATGTHILETTLKVDYVEGNGRTIVAQVHGKETTGLEGAPATIKIRWNSGTIQIDYYTKPDEGEPWTSAFDDKLDIAKVDNEVFTFKIKIENGKFYYGLVCEAKDINIDYTFVYDYVGNGYGHENYFKTGNYFGWHDDYEKAAQVTLYKVVTEHN is encoded by the coding sequence ATGATGAAAAAGAAATTTATCATACTTCTGCCTTTATTAGTTATGGTTTTGGCTTTTAACTGTAGCTCATCTCAAGATGAAAATGAAAATACTACAGAAGAAGAACAAACAGAACAAGAAGAAGAAACTACCGAAGAAAACATTGTTTGGAAAAACTGGTACTTATCAGTTCCCTTAAATAATGGCAGCGGAAGTGCCACATCTATTTTTTACCAAGATATTATTGATGATAACTTGGGGCCACAAACATCAAAATACTTTTATAAAAACGATGATGGCAGTTATACTATGTACACCAAATTTACAGGATACACTACCTCTGGTTATTCACAATTAGGCGATAAATACTGTAGAACCGAACTAAGAGAGTTTTGGCGTGGTAACCAAACCACTACCGATAATTGGTCTATGGCTACCGGCACCCACATTTTAGAAACCACCTTAAAAGTAGATTATGTAGAAGGTAATGGCAGAACCATTGTTGCCCAAGTTCACGGTAAAGAAACTACTGGATTAGAAGGCGCGCCTGCAACCATAAAAATAAGATGGAATAGCGGCACCATTCAAATAGATTATTATACCAAACCAGATGAAGGCGAACCTTGGACCAGCGCTTTTGATGACAAACTTGATATTGCTAAAGTTGACAATGAAGTATTTACCTTTAAAATTAAAATTGAAAATGGTAAGTTTTATTATGGTTTAGTTTGTGAAGCTAAAGATATTAATATTGATTATACCTTTGTTTATGATTATGTTGGCAATGGTTATGGTCATGAAAATTATTTTAAAACAGGTAATTATTTTGGTTGGCATGATGATTACGAAAAAGCCGCACAAGTAACTCTATACAAAGTAGTTACAGAACACAATTAA
- a CDS encoding thiol-disulfide oxidoreductase DCC family protein, producing the protein MTFKIPKNKKLILFDGVCNLCNSAVQYVIKHDKNNLFLFAPLQSNIGQSIIESHNIDINKIDSILLYTPEQGISYKSTAALKIAHYLGFPRNLMGIFFIIPAFIRNWVYDYIAKNRYKWYGKKDACMIPTPELKSKFLE; encoded by the coding sequence ATGACTTTTAAAATTCCCAAAAACAAAAAACTTATTCTATTTGATGGTGTTTGCAACCTTTGTAACAGCGCTGTACAATACGTTATAAAACATGATAAAAACAACTTGTTTTTATTTGCGCCATTACAAAGTAATATTGGGCAAAGTATTATTGAAAGTCATAACATAGACATCAATAAAATAGATTCTATTTTACTCTATACCCCAGAACAAGGTATTAGCTACAAATCTACTGCAGCCTTAAAAATTGCACACTATTTAGGGTTTCCAAGAAACCTTATGGGTATATTTTTTATAATACCCGCTTTTATAAGAAATTGGGTTTATGATTATATTGCTAAAAACCGCTACAAATGGTATGGCAAAAAAGATGCTTGCATGATACCTACCCCAGAACTTAAAAGCAAGTTTTTAGAATAA
- a CDS encoding rhodanese-like domain-containing protein translates to MAFSNTIVSVNWLYKNLESKDLVILDGTINKVFDDQLPQIPKARFFDIKQKFSDTTGAFPSTFPSQEQFQAEAQNLGIHNNSIIVVYDDKGIYSSARVWWLFKAFGFNNVAVLNGGFPEWLKQNLPTEPMVAYHGEKGDFTATLQPEYMTFFNDVKMASLQKTHTIVDARSSARFNGEVPEPRAGLRSGTIPNSINLPFTNLLNNGLFKPEKEIEDIFSKTINKPHNAPIIFSCGSGITACILALGAEMSGYKNIAVYDGSWTEWGTLTTKTMDTPSTWTKAELLAYILIYVANSDLKESWKEHDYILNRVDEKVYKRMHQQFETDNDYQSIQNIIEAVKTHDYFRNDLADLFADIKLMAFADGDIHPMEEAVYNQLRKILKEA, encoded by the coding sequence ATGGCATTCTCAAATACTATTGTATCTGTAAATTGGTTGTATAAAAATTTAGAGTCTAAAGACTTGGTGATTTTAGATGGTACCATAAATAAAGTATTTGATGACCAATTACCACAAATACCCAAAGCACGTTTTTTTGATATAAAGCAAAAGTTTAGTGATACAACAGGAGCATTTCCTAGTACCTTTCCATCACAAGAGCAATTTCAAGCAGAAGCCCAAAATTTAGGCATACATAATAATAGCATTATTGTTGTTTATGATGATAAAGGTATTTACTCTAGCGCTCGCGTATGGTGGCTTTTTAAGGCTTTTGGTTTTAACAATGTAGCGGTTTTAAATGGTGGTTTCCCAGAATGGTTAAAACAAAATTTACCTACAGAACCTATGGTAGCATATCATGGTGAAAAGGGTGATTTTACAGCAACACTGCAACCAGAATACATGACGTTTTTTAATGATGTTAAAATGGCGTCGTTACAAAAAACACATACAATTGTAGATGCCCGTTCTAGTGCCAGATTTAATGGCGAAGTACCAGAACCCAGAGCAGGATTACGTAGCGGTACTATTCCTAACTCTATAAATTTACCGTTTACCAATTTGTTAAACAACGGACTGTTTAAACCCGAAAAAGAAATTGAAGACATATTTAGTAAAACTATTAATAAACCCCACAATGCACCTATAATATTTTCTTGCGGTTCTGGTATAACGGCTTGTATTTTGGCCTTAGGAGCTGAAATGTCAGGTTATAAAAATATAGCTGTTTATGATGGTTCTTGGACAGAGTGGGGTACTTTAACAACAAAAACTATGGATACACCAAGCACTTGGACAAAAGCAGAATTGTTAGCGTATATTTTAATTTATGTAGCCAATTCAGATCTTAAAGAATCATGGAAAGAACATGACTATATTTTAAATAGAGTAGATGAAAAGGTGTATAAACGTATGCACCAACAGTTTGAAACCGATAACGATTACCAAAGCATTCAAAATATAATTGAAGCTGTAAAAACACACGACTATTTTAGAAACGATTTAGCCGATTTATTTGCCGATATAAAATTAATGGCTTTTGCCGATGGCGATATACACCCCATGGAAGAAGCTGTTTATAACCAGTTACGGAAAATTTTGAAGGAGGCTTAA
- the aroC gene encoding chorismate synthase has product MAGNSFGKLFNLTTYGESHGTALGGVIDGCPSGIELDFDAIQHELNRRKPGQSAIVTQRKEPDTVKFHSGIFEGKTTGTPIGFVIENTNQKSHDYSHIKDSYRPSHADYTYDKKYGFRDYRGGGRSSARETSCRVVAGAIAKQLLKDIEITAYVSSVGTMKLEKPYTELNLAKAEENIVRCPDPAMASQMESYIKEVRSKGDTVGGIVSCVIKNVPVGLGEPVFDKLHAELGKAMLSINAVKGFEYGSGFYGSTMYGSDHNDAFNTDGSTKTNYSGGIQGGISNGMDIYFNVAFKPVATLIQKYETIDKHGNIVEMQGKGRHDPCVVPRAVPIVEAMAALVLADFYLINKMHS; this is encoded by the coding sequence ATGGCAGGAAATTCCTTTGGAAAACTATTTAATTTAACAACTTACGGAGAATCTCATGGTACCGCATTAGGTGGTGTTATAGATGGATGTCCTTCTGGTATTGAATTAGACTTTGATGCTATTCAGCATGAATTAAATAGACGTAAACCAGGGCAATCTGCCATTGTAACGCAACGTAAAGAACCAGATACTGTTAAATTTCACTCAGGTATTTTTGAAGGTAAAACAACGGGTACGCCTATTGGGTTTGTTATAGAGAATACCAATCAAAAATCTCATGATTACTCTCATATAAAGGATAGTTACCGCCCAAGTCATGCCGATTATACCTACGATAAAAAATACGGTTTTAGAGATTATCGTGGTGGCGGACGTAGTTCTGCGCGCGAAACATCTTGTAGAGTGGTAGCAGGCGCCATTGCAAAACAGTTGTTAAAAGATATTGAAATTACTGCTTACGTATCTAGTGTAGGTACTATGAAGCTTGAAAAACCATATACCGAGTTAAATTTGGCTAAAGCCGAAGAAAATATAGTGCGTTGCCCAGATCCAGCCATGGCATCTCAAATGGAAAGCTACATAAAAGAAGTACGTAGTAAAGGCGATACGGTTGGCGGTATTGTAAGTTGTGTTATTAAAAATGTACCTGTAGGCTTAGGCGAACCAGTATTTGATAAACTACATGCCGAATTAGGTAAAGCCATGTTATCTATAAACGCGGTAAAAGGCTTTGAATATGGTAGTGGTTTTTACGGAAGCACTATGTATGGAAGTGACCATAACGATGCGTTTAATACAGATGGCAGTACAAAAACCAATTATTCTGGTGGTATACAAGGCGGTATAAGTAACGGTATGGATATTTATTTTAATGTAGCCTTTAAACCAGTAGCAACCCTTATTCAGAAATATGAAACCATTGATAAACATGGTAACATTGTAGAAATGCAAGGTAAAGGGCGTCATGACCCTTGTGTAGTCCCTCGTGCGGTACCCATTGTAGAAGCTATGGCAGCCTTAGTGTTGGCAGACTTCTATTTAATTAATAAAATGCATTCTTAG
- a CDS encoding UDP-2,3-diacylglucosamine diphosphatase — MKIKRKIEIAVISDVHLGTYGCHAKHLLTYLNSIEPKKLILNGDIIDIWQFSKRYFPKSHLKVIKKIMDMAADGVEIFYITGNHDEMLRKFSNTNIGNISIVDKLVLDLDGKRGWFFHGDVFDVSIQQTKWLAKLGGYGYDFLILLNRLINWYLEKRGKERYSLSKKIKNSVKKAVKFINDYETVISDLAIENGYDYVVCGHIHQPKMEYKENKHGSTMYLNSGDWVENFTALEYQFKRWKIYNYSKDKLAAFYVDESMADMEVKDLIAAITIVEKHEKK, encoded by the coding sequence TTGAAAATAAAGAGAAAAATAGAAATAGCTGTAATATCTGATGTACACTTGGGTACTTACGGATGTCATGCTAAACATTTACTAACTTATTTAAACAGTATTGAGCCAAAAAAACTAATACTAAACGGAGACATTATTGATATATGGCAGTTTAGTAAACGTTACTTTCCTAAATCGCATTTAAAGGTTATTAAAAAGATTATGGATATGGCTGCCGATGGCGTTGAGATATTCTATATTACTGGGAACCATGATGAAATGCTAAGAAAGTTTAGCAACACCAATATTGGCAATATCTCTATTGTAGATAAACTTGTTTTAGACCTTGACGGCAAAAGAGGCTGGTTTTTTCATGGTGATGTGTTTGATGTTTCTATACAGCAAACCAAATGGTTGGCAAAACTTGGTGGCTATGGTTATGATTTTCTTATTCTGCTAAACAGACTTATTAATTGGTATTTAGAAAAACGAGGGAAAGAGCGTTATTCGCTTTCTAAAAAAATAAAAAACAGTGTAAAAAAAGCTGTTAAATTTATAAACGATTACGAAACAGTTATTTCTGATTTAGCCATAGAAAATGGCTATGATTATGTGGTTTGCGGACACATACACCAACCTAAAATGGAGTATAAAGAAAACAAACACGGTAGCACCATGTATTTGAATTCTGGTGACTGGGTTGAAAATTTCACTGCTCTAGAATACCAATTTAAACGTTGGAAAATTTACAACTACAGTAAAGATAAACTTGCTGCTTTTTATGTTGATGAATCTATGGCAGACATGGAAGTAAAAGACCTTATTGCTGCCATTACTATAGTAGAAAAGCACGAAAAAAAATAA
- a CDS encoding DUF1801 domain-containing protein → MKLKTNKKVATVFNNYPEHIKDKMHVLRALIIETAKETKTIDALEETLKWGEPSYITKHGSTLRIDWKPKTPKQYAMYFQCTSRLVSTFKSIFKNVFEFEGNRAIIFKLDKDINKEALKHCIKAALTYHKVKQFPTLGI, encoded by the coding sequence TTGAAACTAAAAACAAACAAAAAAGTAGCTACTGTTTTTAACAATTACCCAGAGCATATTAAAGATAAAATGCATGTGCTTAGAGCACTCATTATTGAAACTGCTAAAGAAACCAAAACTATTGATGCTTTAGAAGAAACTCTAAAATGGGGAGAACCAAGTTACATTACTAAACACGGTAGCACTTTAAGAATTGATTGGAAACCCAAAACACCCAAACAATATGCTATGTATTTTCAATGTACTAGTAGGTTAGTTTCAACCTTTAAAAGTATTTTTAAAAACGTTTTTGAATTTGAAGGTAACCGCGCTATTATTTTTAAGTTAGATAAAGATATTAATAAAGAAGCTTTAAAGCATTGTATAAAAGCTGCTTTAACTTATCACAAAGTAAAACAATTTCCTACCTTAGGAATATAA
- the bshA gene encoding N-acetyl-alpha-D-glucosaminyl L-malate synthase BshA gives MKIGMVCYPTFGGSGVVATELGLELSKRGHEIHFITYNQPVRLELISNNVHYHEVNVPEYPLFHYQPYELALSSKLVDMVKLHGIEILHVHYAIPHAYAAYMAKQMLKEEGINLPIVTTLHGTDITLVGSHPFYKPAVTFSINKSDAVTAVSKSLKNDTLRLFDVKKDIHVVPNFIDLDKYNHSFTDCQRHMMAEDNEKIITHISNLRPVKRVQDVISVFYNIQKEIPSKLMFIGEGPEKEHVEQRCIELGIVDKVIFFGRSNEIDKILCFSDLFLLPSLTESFGLAALEAMASKVPVVSSNTGGIPEVNIHGYSGFLSDVGDVEDMTKNALYILSDEKRLKTFKENARKQALKFDLHEIVPQYEVIYQDTLAKCLVL, from the coding sequence ATGAAGATAGGAATGGTTTGTTATCCTACATTTGGCGGAAGTGGGGTTGTTGCTACAGAACTTGGTTTAGAACTTTCTAAACGCGGTCATGAAATTCATTTTATTACCTATAACCAACCAGTAAGGTTAGAATTAATTAGTAATAATGTGCATTATCATGAAGTCAATGTTCCAGAATACCCTCTGTTTCATTACCAACCTTATGAGTTAGCACTCTCAAGTAAATTGGTTGATATGGTAAAGCTTCATGGAATTGAAATTTTGCACGTTCATTATGCCATTCCGCATGCATACGCTGCTTATATGGCAAAACAAATGTTGAAGGAAGAAGGCATTAATTTGCCTATTGTAACCACACTTCATGGAACAGATATAACTTTAGTGGGTAGTCACCCATTTTATAAACCAGCAGTTACTTTTAGCATTAATAAATCAGATGCTGTAACAGCCGTTTCAAAAAGTTTGAAAAATGATACGCTACGTTTGTTTGATGTTAAAAAAGATATACATGTAGTGCCAAATTTTATAGATTTAGATAAATACAACCATAGCTTTACAGATTGCCAACGGCATATGATGGCAGAGGATAATGAAAAAATTATAACACATATAAGTAATTTAAGACCCGTAAAACGTGTGCAAGATGTTATTAGTGTGTTTTATAATATTCAAAAAGAAATTCCTTCTAAATTGATGTTTATAGGTGAAGGTCCCGAAAAAGAACACGTTGAACAACGTTGTATTGAATTAGGAATTGTTGATAAAGTGATTTTCTTTGGAAGAAGTAATGAAATTGATAAAATATTGTGTTTTAGTGATTTATTCTTATTGCCTTCTCTTACCGAAAGTTTTGGTTTAGCAGCATTAGAGGCTATGGCATCAAAAGTACCTGTAGTTTCTAGTAATACAGGTGGTATTCCAGAAGTTAATATTCATGGTTACTCTGGGTTTTTAAGTGATGTGGGTGATGTAGAAGACATGACCAAAAATGCCCTGTATATTTTAAGTGATGAAAAGCGACTAAAAACGTTTAAAGAAAATGCAAGAAAGCAGGCTTTAAAGTTTGATTTACATGAAATAGTACCGCAATATGAAGTTATTTACCAAGACACTTTAGCCAAGTGTTTGGTGTTATAA
- a CDS encoding glycoside hydrolase family 3 N-terminal domain-containing protein, producing the protein MRQILTTVFFLFVINVTWGQISSNPLLSEDVEAQKKWVDSVYSTMTLKEKVGQLYMVQVMSNQDLATKNKVIKLIKEQHIGGVIYSNGGPVRQAKLNNELQSASKIPLLIGMDAEWGLSMRLDSTYAFPWNMTLGAIKDNELIERTGKHIGDHCKRIGVHFNFAPVVDINTNPKNPIIGNRSFGEDRDNVTEKALAFMKGMQSAGVLANAKHFPGHGDTEQDSHKTLPTINFDAKRIDSVELYPYKKLIKEGLSSVMVAHLNVPSLESRSGYPSSLSKNIVTNILKGSLGFKGLIFTDALTMKGAADFDLTGEIDVAAFKAGNDVMLMSEDVEVGILRIIRAYNNGEISEDRLEHSVKKILQAKYKVGLHNYEPVGVYNLTKDLNRLEDDILYEELLENAITVVTNKDNLLPIQHLETKTIAYVEMGDDTGATFFNELKKYTKVHHVKAELLGELIGKLQVYNTVVIGFHKSNANPWKSYKFTKKELAWIQEIAKTHNVVLDVFAKPYALADLKTIDNIESIVVSYQNSKIAQQKSAQIIFGALASKGSLPVSVGAFFKAGDGVKLNDIKRLGYTVPERVGMSSEKLKVVDSIAQSAVSRKMTPGIQLLIARKGKVIYNKNFGKHTYEGKTKVSYDDIYDVASLTKILATLPLLMEMEEQGIVSLDSKLSEILPEYKGSNKENITIKRMLSHYARLRPWEPFYYHTLDSVTRKPSKKYYRTTRSEAFNIEVAKNLYLRSDYQDSIQKIIRDSDLLDRLRYRYSDFPYYILKKFIEKHYDKGLDELVQEHFYQSLGANNTMYNPYHSISNKKIVPTEIDDYYRYQKVHGFVHDMGAAMQNGVGGHAGIFSNANDVAKIMQMYLQKGFYGGKRYLKPETVDKFNTCYYCEKHNRRGVGFDKPQLDEEGPTCGCVSMSSFGHSGFTGTYAWADPEAEIVYVFLANRTYPKAGKNLLLKENIRTEIQRFIYEAIVD; encoded by the coding sequence ATGCGTCAAATTTTAACTACTGTATTTTTTCTTTTCGTTATTAATGTTACATGGGGGCAAATAAGCTCTAACCCTTTGCTTTCAGAAGATGTTGAAGCTCAAAAAAAATGGGTTGATAGTGTCTATTCAACTATGACCTTAAAAGAAAAAGTAGGTCAATTGTACATGGTTCAAGTTATGTCTAATCAAGATCTTGCAACTAAAAATAAAGTTATAAAACTAATAAAGGAACAGCATATTGGAGGGGTTATTTATTCTAACGGTGGACCTGTAAGGCAAGCTAAATTAAATAATGAGTTACAATCTGCTTCTAAAATTCCATTGTTAATTGGTATGGATGCCGAATGGGGCTTAAGTATGCGGTTAGATTCTACCTATGCTTTTCCTTGGAATATGACACTAGGCGCCATTAAAGACAATGAACTTATTGAGAGAACTGGAAAACATATAGGAGATCACTGTAAACGAATTGGTGTTCATTTTAATTTTGCCCCAGTGGTTGATATTAATACCAACCCTAAAAATCCAATAATAGGCAACCGGTCTTTTGGAGAAGATAGAGATAACGTTACAGAAAAAGCTTTGGCCTTTATGAAAGGTATGCAAAGTGCAGGGGTATTGGCTAATGCAAAACATTTTCCAGGTCATGGAGATACAGAACAAGATTCACATAAAACCTTACCAACAATAAATTTTGATGCAAAAAGGATAGATTCTGTAGAACTGTACCCTTATAAAAAACTTATAAAAGAAGGACTTTCAAGTGTTATGGTAGCGCATTTAAATGTGCCTAGTTTAGAGAGTCGTTCTGGTTATCCTTCATCATTGTCAAAAAATATTGTTACCAACATATTAAAAGGTTCTTTAGGGTTTAAAGGACTCATTTTTACAGATGCTTTAACCATGAAAGGTGCTGCAGATTTTGATTTAACAGGCGAAATTGATGTGGCTGCTTTTAAAGCAGGAAATGATGTTATGCTCATGTCTGAAGATGTTGAGGTTGGTATTTTAAGAATTATTAGAGCTTATAATAATGGCGAAATATCAGAAGATAGATTAGAGCATTCTGTTAAAAAAATCCTTCAAGCTAAATACAAAGTAGGGTTGCATAATTATGAACCTGTTGGTGTTTATAATTTAACTAAAGATTTAAACAGATTAGAAGATGATATTTTATATGAAGAATTACTTGAAAATGCTATAACCGTTGTAACCAATAAGGACAATTTGTTACCAATACAGCACTTAGAAACTAAAACAATTGCTTATGTAGAAATGGGAGATGATACGGGCGCTACTTTTTTTAACGAATTAAAAAAATATACCAAAGTACATCATGTAAAAGCAGAACTACTTGGTGAATTAATAGGTAAGTTACAAGTTTATAATACGGTGGTTATTGGTTTTCATAAATCTAATGCTAACCCATGGAAATCATATAAATTCACAAAAAAAGAACTTGCTTGGATACAAGAAATAGCCAAAACACATAATGTAGTTTTAGATGTATTTGCAAAACCTTATGCGCTAGCAGATTTAAAAACTATTGATAATATAGAGAGCATTGTTGTTAGCTATCAAAACAGTAAAATAGCGCAACAAAAATCTGCACAAATAATTTTTGGAGCATTAGCTTCTAAAGGAAGTTTACCAGTTTCAGTTGGTGCTTTTTTTAAAGCAGGCGATGGCGTAAAATTAAATGATATTAAACGCTTAGGATACACAGTGCCAGAGCGTGTTGGTATGAGTTCAGAAAAATTAAAAGTAGTAGATTCTATAGCACAATCGGCTGTAAGTCGTAAAATGACTCCTGGAATTCAGTTATTAATAGCCAGAAAAGGAAAAGTTATTTATAATAAGAATTTTGGAAAACATACCTACGAAGGTAAAACCAAAGTTAGTTATGATGACATTTATGATGTGGCCTCTTTAACCAAAATTCTTGCAACACTTCCTTTGCTAATGGAAATGGAAGAACAGGGTATTGTTTCTTTAGATAGTAAATTATCAGAAATACTACCAGAATACAAAGGTTCTAATAAAGAAAATATTACCATAAAAAGAATGCTGTCTCATTATGCTAGGTTACGTCCTTGGGAGCCATTTTACTATCATACTTTAGATTCGGTTACAAGAAAACCTAGCAAAAAATATTACCGAACAACAAGAAGCGAAGCATTTAATATTGAGGTTGCCAAAAACCTATACTTAAGGTCTGATTATCAAGATTCTATTCAAAAAATAATCAGAGATTCTGATTTGTTAGATAGATTAAGATATCGTTACAGTGACTTCCCTTACTATATTTTAAAGAAATTTATTGAAAAACATTACGACAAAGGATTAGACGAGTTAGTTCAAGAACATTTTTATCAATCTTTAGGAGCCAATAACACCATGTATAATCCATACCATAGTATTAGTAATAAAAAAATAGTTCCAACAGAGATAGATGATTATTACAGGTATCAAAAAGTTCATGGTTTTGTGCATGATATGGGAGCTGCCATGCAAAATGGAGTAGGAGGTCATGCCGGTATATTTAGTAATGCTAATGATGTTGCTAAAATTATGCAAATGTATTTGCAAAAAGGATTTTACGGTGGCAAACGCTATTTAAAACCAGAAACAGTAGATAAATTTAATACCTGTTATTATTGTGAAAAGCACAATAGAAGAGGCGTAGGTTTTGATAAACCACAGCTTGATGAAGAAGGTCCAACTTGCGGTTGTGTGTCTATGAGCAGTTTTGGGCATTCTGGTTTTACAGGAACCTATGCTTGGGCAGATCCCGAAGCAGAAATAGTGTATGTGTTTTTAGCAAACCGTACCTATCCAAAAGCAGGGAAAAACTTATTACTAAAAGAAAATATTAGAACAGAAATACAGCGCTTCATTTACGAAGCCATAGTAGATTAA
- the serB gene encoding phosphoserine phosphatase SerB, whose amino-acid sequence MANDIFLLNISGQDKPGLTSGLTSVLAEYGAKVLDIGQANIHNTLSLGIMFEIPKGKKSAAVLKDLLFKAYELGVTAKFNPISLDDYENWVSLQGKDRYIVTILGEKLAAEQISEVTKLVSDKGLNIDAITRLTGRLSLVKEEEYPRASIQLSIRGKIENKAEFTEKFMQISQEMDVDIAFQEDNIYRRNRRLVCFDMDSTLIQTEVIDELAELAGVGEQVKAITESAMQGEIDFNESFKKRMKLLEGLSEEVLQNVAVNLPITKGARRLIDTLKNYGFKTAILSGGFTYFGHYLQKELGIDYVYANQLEIKNGALTGNYLGEIVNGEKKAEYLKEIAQKEGIDISQTIAVGDGANDLPMLNLAGLGIAFHAKPTVKENAESSISSIGLDGVLYLLGYHDRHIDLIE is encoded by the coding sequence ATGGCTAACGATATTTTTTTATTAAATATTTCCGGACAAGATAAACCCGGATTAACCTCTGGTTTAACCTCTGTATTGGCAGAATACGGTGCTAAAGTGTTAGATATTGGTCAAGCCAATATTCATAATACCTTATCATTAGGTATTATGTTTGAAATCCCAAAAGGAAAAAAATCAGCAGCCGTATTAAAAGATTTATTGTTTAAGGCTTATGAGTTGGGTGTTACAGCAAAATTCAATCCCATTTCTTTAGATGATTACGAAAATTGGGTGAGCCTTCAGGGTAAAGATAGGTATATAGTAACTATTTTAGGCGAAAAATTAGCAGCAGAACAAATATCTGAAGTCACAAAATTAGTATCAGATAAAGGTTTAAATATAGATGCCATTACACGTCTTACAGGGCGTTTATCTTTAGTTAAAGAAGAAGAATATCCTAGAGCTTCAATACAACTCTCTATAAGAGGTAAAATTGAAAATAAAGCAGAGTTTACCGAAAAATTCATGCAAATTTCACAAGAAATGGATGTTGATATTGCGTTTCAAGAAGATAATATTTATAGACGCAACAGACGCTTGGTATGTTTTGACATGGATTCTACGCTTATTCAAACAGAGGTTATTGATGAGTTGGCAGAATTAGCAGGTGTTGGAGAGCAAGTAAAAGCCATTACAGAGTCTGCAATGCAAGGAGAAATAGACTTCAACGAAAGTTTTAAAAAGCGTATGAAACTTTTAGAAGGCTTGAGTGAAGAAGTCTTGCAAAATGTAGCGGTTAATCTTCCTATCACTAAAGGTGCTAGAAGATTAATAGATACCTTGAAAAACTACGGATTTAAAACCGCTATTTTGTCTGGAGGATTTACCTATTTTGGTCACTATTTGCAAAAGGAATTGGGTATAGATTATGTGTATGCTAACCAATTAGAAATTAAAAATGGAGCCTTAACAGGTAATTATTTAGGTGAAATTGTTAATGGTGAGAAAAAAGCAGAATACCTAAAAGAAATTGCCCAAAAAGAAGGTATAGATATTAGCCAAACTATAGCTGTGGGCGATGGTGCTAATGATTTACCAATGCTTAATCTTGCTGGTTTAGGAATTGCATTTCATGCAAAACCTACTGTAAAAGAAAATGCAGAAAGCTCTATTTCTAGTATAGGGTTAGATGGTGTTTTATACTTATTAGGCTACCATGACAGACATATTGATTTAATTGAATAG
- a CDS encoding ABC transporter ATPase has translation MLVDFNTLPEESKVWIYQANRSFTEEEIAEISSKLETFIENWTAHGADLHSGFQIKYKRFIIIGLNQNLNAATGCSIDASVHFIQQLEQEYNVDLMDKMNVSYKQGEFIAYKSLADFKKMAKDRAISKNTIVFNNLVNNIAEFKENWEVPASESWHSRFLN, from the coding sequence ATGCTAGTAGATTTTAATACATTACCAGAAGAGTCTAAAGTTTGGATTTACCAAGCTAACCGTTCTTTTACAGAAGAAGAAATAGCCGAAATATCCTCTAAATTAGAAACCTTTATTGAAAATTGGACCGCTCATGGAGCCGATTTACATTCTGGGTTTCAAATAAAATATAAACGTTTTATCATCATTGGTTTAAATCAAAATTTAAACGCAGCCACTGGGTGCTCTATAGATGCTTCTGTACATTTTATTCAACAATTAGAGCAAGAATACAATGTAGATTTAATGGATAAAATGAACGTATCTTACAAACAAGGAGAATTCATAGCTTATAAATCTTTAGCAGATTTTAAAAAAATGGCAAAAGATAGGGCCATCTCTAAAAATACCATTGTCTTTAATAATCTGGTTAACAACATAGCAGAGTTTAAAGAAAACTGGGAAGTACCAGCTAGTGAAAGTTGGCATAGTAGATTTCTTAACTAA